From Halobacteriovorax sp. GB3, a single genomic window includes:
- a CDS encoding NAD(P)/FAD-dependent oxidoreductase encodes MSTKIQFILDYDADLDAYLKSRHPDMVDYRILSKALDARGANRGKVPRYNYHIEIIKPGERFSAYREEFRDLGSFKQKPVIVGAGPGGLFCALRLSEYGIPSVLIERGERAHNRMKHIARFWRYGEFDTENNVCYGEGGAGLFSDGKLITRVKSPYVQYVMNRLVDFGAPEETAYLSNPHLGSNKIRGLITQITDELLRRGCEIHYNTRVDELLYSSDNSKIEGVLLDNGKKIYSNDVILATGHSAKEVYSHLKDRNVSMKAKSFAVGVRIEHPRELIDKIQYGDYACELGAARYRLSYEDRSSHKGTYSFCMCPGGYVLSSGTDANGIVVNGMSNYARNSRWSNSALVVSVEAGVDFGLDDVLEGHYFQQSIEKKAYEASMSKASGKEVPVQTLTDFLDDKIARSALPKTSCPSGIFSESMRNILPEFITNHLSNALKKFDTKMPGFVSKNALLLAPETRTSAPVTIERDRETLESTSHKGLYPCGEGAGYAGGITSAAVDGVKIAMSMIKKYKGEL; translated from the coding sequence ATGAGTACGAAAATTCAATTTATTTTAGATTACGATGCAGATCTCGACGCTTACTTAAAAAGCCGTCATCCCGATATGGTCGATTATCGCATTTTATCCAAGGCCCTTGATGCTAGGGGAGCTAATCGCGGTAAAGTGCCACGATATAACTATCATATCGAGATCATTAAGCCCGGTGAGCGTTTCAGTGCCTATCGAGAAGAGTTTCGCGATCTTGGTTCTTTTAAACAAAAACCAGTTATTGTTGGAGCCGGACCTGGGGGTCTTTTCTGTGCTCTTCGCTTATCGGAGTATGGAATCCCTAGTGTTCTCATTGAGAGAGGAGAGAGGGCCCATAATCGTATGAAGCATATTGCTAGATTTTGGCGATATGGTGAATTTGATACAGAAAATAATGTTTGTTACGGAGAAGGGGGAGCGGGGCTTTTTTCTGATGGAAAGCTTATTACTCGCGTAAAATCTCCTTACGTACAATATGTTATGAATCGTCTTGTTGATTTTGGTGCACCAGAAGAGACGGCCTATCTTTCAAATCCGCACCTAGGGTCGAATAAGATTCGTGGGCTTATTACTCAGATTACGGATGAACTTTTAAGGCGTGGCTGTGAGATTCATTACAATACACGTGTTGATGAACTTCTTTATAGTTCTGATAATTCGAAAATCGAGGGTGTTCTTTTAGATAATGGAAAGAAGATCTATAGTAATGATGTGATTCTAGCAACAGGGCATTCCGCTAAAGAAGTTTATTCTCATTTAAAAGATCGCAATGTTTCGATGAAGGCCAAAAGCTTTGCCGTAGGTGTTCGTATCGAACATCCGCGTGAGCTTATTGATAAAATTCAATATGGTGATTACGCTTGTGAATTAGGGGCCGCTCGCTATCGCTTAAGTTACGAGGATCGCTCTTCACACAAGGGGACTTATAGTTTCTGTATGTGTCCTGGTGGTTATGTTCTCTCTTCTGGAACTGATGCGAACGGAATTGTTGTCAATGGAATGAGTAACTATGCTCGAAATTCAAGGTGGTCAAACTCTGCACTCGTTGTTTCAGTTGAGGCAGGAGTTGATTTTGGCCTAGACGATGTTCTTGAAGGGCATTATTTTCAACAAAGTATTGAAAAGAAGGCCTATGAGGCATCGATGTCAAAGGCCTCTGGAAAAGAAGTACCTGTTCAGACTTTAACAGATTTTCTCGATGATAAAATTGCAAGATCTGCGCTTCCTAAAACGTCATGTCCTTCAGGAATTTTTTCTGAAAGTATGAGAAATATTTTACCTGAGTTTATCACAAATCACTTAAGCAATGCGCTTAAAAAGTTTGATACTAAAATGCCTGGATTTGTTTCGAAAAATGCTCTTCTTCTTGCTCCTGAAACGAGAACAAGTGCACCAGTCACGATTGAAAGAGATCGAGAAACATTAGAGTCGACAAGTCACAAAGGATTGTATCCTTGTGGAGAAGGGGCCGGATATGCCGGGGGGATTACATCAGCTGCTGTTGACGGTGTTAAAATAGCGATGAGTATGATTAAAAAATATAAAGGTGAGCTCTAA
- a CDS encoding phytoene desaturase family protein yields MLYKKKDVITKKYDVVVIGSGLAGLTAANKLAKNGRKVLLLESHNKLGGFATWFKRAKGDHIFDVSLHGFPVGMIKTCKKYWSREIASKIVQVKSVRMINPQFNIETDFTKEDYKRILREKFELDEQLVKGFFEELANMNFYDNSHMTNKELFEKFFPGRNDVVRFLLEPIVYANGSTLEDPAITYGIVFSNFMNKGVYIFKGGTDQLIGMMKDELIANGVDIKLHSYVDKIVVEQGKVCGVEVKGHRIEADSVVSNANLYNTIFKMAGESNFSSEYIKDMKKVRLNTSSCQVFMGIKEGESIPDIGELIFTSEDEDFNTDLILSPKVGSQTFSVYYPEIRPQRPERYAVVSSSNARYEDWKDLSEEDYKKQKEYVTQRALDALEKIVPGVKDKIDYVDCSTPLTVEKYTHHRFGASFGTKFEGLGISQNMHKEVEGLFHSGSVGIIMSGWLGAANYGVIQSHEVENYLSKL; encoded by the coding sequence ATGCTTTATAAAAAGAAAGACGTCATTACAAAAAAGTATGACGTAGTTGTTATTGGTTCTGGACTTGCTGGTCTGACGGCAGCAAATAAATTGGCAAAAAATGGAAGAAAGGTACTTCTTCTAGAATCTCATAATAAGCTCGGTGGGTTTGCAACTTGGTTTAAAAGAGCAAAGGGTGATCATATCTTTGATGTTAGTCTTCATGGCTTTCCTGTTGGGATGATTAAAACCTGTAAGAAGTATTGGTCTCGTGAAATTGCTTCAAAAATTGTTCAAGTTAAATCTGTTCGCATGATCAATCCGCAATTTAATATCGAAACGGATTTTACTAAAGAAGACTACAAAAGAATTTTAAGAGAGAAGTTTGAGTTAGATGAGCAGCTTGTTAAAGGTTTCTTTGAAGAACTCGCTAATATGAATTTCTATGATAACTCGCATATGACTAATAAAGAACTTTTTGAAAAGTTCTTTCCTGGGCGCAATGATGTTGTTCGTTTTCTTTTAGAGCCAATTGTCTATGCTAACGGATCTACTCTTGAAGATCCTGCCATTACTTATGGAATCGTTTTTTCAAATTTCATGAATAAAGGTGTCTACATCTTCAAAGGTGGAACAGATCAGTTAATTGGTATGATGAAAGATGAACTCATCGCTAATGGTGTTGATATCAAACTGCACTCATATGTAGATAAAATTGTTGTTGAACAAGGCAAGGTTTGTGGTGTTGAAGTCAAAGGTCATCGCATAGAGGCCGACTCTGTTGTTTCTAATGCCAATTTATATAATACGATTTTTAAGATGGCCGGTGAATCAAACTTTTCAAGTGAATACATCAAAGATATGAAGAAAGTTCGCCTAAACACTTCGAGCTGTCAGGTTTTTATGGGAATTAAAGAAGGCGAGAGCATTCCAGATATTGGAGAGCTTATCTTTACTTCAGAAGATGAAGATTTTAATACGGATCTCATTCTTTCACCAAAAGTAGGATCACAAACATTTTCAGTCTATTATCCAGAGATTCGCCCACAACGTCCTGAGCGCTATGCTGTTGTATCATCTTCAAATGCTCGCTATGAAGATTGGAAAGATCTCAGTGAAGAGGATTATAAAAAGCAAAAAGAGTACGTCACTCAAAGGGCGCTGGATGCTCTAGAGAAAATTGTTCCAGGAGTTAAAGATAAGATTGATTATGTTGATTGCTCAACTCCTTTAACTGTTGAGAAGTATACGCACCATCGTTTTGGTGCGAGTTTTGGGACAAAGTTTGAAGGGCTTGGAATTTCTCAAAATATGCACAAAGAAGTTGAAGGTCTTTTTCACTCTGGCTCTGTTGGAATTATCATGTCTGGATGGCTTGGGGCCGCAAATTATGGTGTCATTCAATCCCATGAAGTAGAAAATTATTTATCTAAATTATAA
- the fabZ gene encoding 3-hydroxyacyl-ACP dehydratase FabZ: MIFSKEEVKKRIPQREPFLFVDKVIELENNKIQTALQLTGDEDFFKGHFPGNPIMPGVLIQEALFQSGALLMSSSEGEGLGVVTKVSNARFKTMVRPGDELVMEVELVDQIANAFMFKGRAKVAGKTAAMIEFTCAKVEG; this comes from the coding sequence ATGATTTTTTCAAAAGAAGAAGTAAAAAAGAGAATACCGCAAAGAGAGCCTTTTCTCTTTGTCGATAAAGTTATCGAATTAGAAAATAATAAAATTCAAACAGCACTCCAATTAACAGGTGATGAGGACTTTTTTAAAGGTCACTTTCCTGGTAATCCAATCATGCCAGGTGTTCTCATTCAAGAGGCCCTTTTTCAATCGGGAGCACTTCTTATGAGCTCTTCTGAAGGAGAGGGATTAGGTGTTGTCACAAAAGTTAGTAACGCTCGCTTTAAAACAATGGTTCGCCCTGGAGATGAACTTGTTATGGAAGTTGAGCTTGTTGATCAAATTGCCAATGCTTTCATGTTTAAAGGCAGAGCAAAGGTTGCTGGAAAAACGGCAGCAATGATTGAATTTACATGTGCGAAAGTTGAAGGATAG
- a CDS encoding enoyl-ACP reductase FabI → MDFLKVSGKTFLITGVSNRKSVAFFSAKVLSDSGAKLIFTAQSDEHFARIEKLFPESEIFILDVENKDQIESLGIKLKEKDVQLQGMLHSIAFANFSEGPKPFHETKLEDFQQATNISSFSLVSLSNALKDVFSQDASVVTISISDTRATSYGYMGPIKAMLDATVAYLSKSFSQFSEVRFNAVCSGPLKTSASAGIPGYVNNYLFAEKLTLRKKALKTTEVADTVAFLLSGRSSGINATGILVDAGMSCNHFDQDVVNTVASN, encoded by the coding sequence ATGGATTTTTTAAAAGTTAGTGGGAAGACATTTCTAATAACAGGTGTTTCAAATCGTAAGAGTGTTGCCTTTTTTAGTGCTAAAGTTCTTTCTGACTCAGGAGCGAAGTTAATTTTTACAGCGCAATCGGATGAACATTTCGCTCGCATTGAGAAGCTCTTTCCGGAGAGTGAAATTTTTATTCTCGATGTTGAAAATAAAGATCAAATTGAATCTCTTGGAATTAAGTTAAAAGAAAAAGATGTTCAATTACAGGGGATGCTTCATTCTATTGCTTTTGCAAATTTCTCTGAAGGGCCGAAGCCTTTTCATGAAACTAAACTTGAAGACTTTCAACAAGCAACAAATATTTCAAGCTTCTCACTTGTTAGTCTTTCAAATGCTTTAAAAGATGTCTTTTCTCAAGATGCCTCAGTCGTTACGATCTCTATTTCTGATACAAGAGCAACAAGTTACGGTTATATGGGACCAATTAAGGCCATGCTAGATGCAACTGTCGCTTATTTATCGAAATCTTTTTCACAGTTCTCTGAGGTACGCTTTAATGCCGTCTGTTCGGGACCACTAAAAACTTCCGCCAGTGCAGGGATTCCTGGTTATGTGAATAATTATCTCTTCGCTGAAAAGCTAACACTTAGAAAAAAAGCGCTGAAGACGACTGAAGTGGCCGATACTGTGGCCTTCTTATTAAGTGGTCGCTCAAGCGGTATCAATGCTACAGGAATTCTCGTTGATGCGGGAATGAGTTGTAACCATTTCGATCAGGATGTTGTTAATACGGTAGCGTCAAACTAA
- a CDS encoding response regulator gives MSEFDLNIEQLREEYLATIDEDLGSVEHIIVSLEHSKKVLDDVRQVFRVVHSIKGGAGSYNLLILSSICHRFEDYISSFDDQMEINAFIDQSLKYIDLLKNCTHDYETGKKDLDKYISYLDGMGPSREGEEVSAGHVLIVDTTKSIPKIFKRALKSMNLEISQTDDGLEAFRRLVSERFDALVTSVNVNTLDGLSVISALKTTNNINKKIPTIALSANDNINLDDLPFRPDHFVVKDGALATNAKRIMDSIFNEQSQQVSGIKNILYVEDDPRIQKIVNLSLQKYGQCELSLANDEQEAFSQIEKVMPDLILMDNYLKETTGIEVFKKLAKDDRYKNIPVIFLTATVADIKLDELKKIGPAMGIIAKPINIKSLSSEIRTIMNSR, from the coding sequence ATGAGTGAATTTGATTTAAATATAGAGCAGTTGCGCGAGGAATATCTAGCAACTATTGATGAAGACCTTGGCTCTGTTGAGCATATTATCGTCTCACTTGAGCACTCAAAAAAAGTACTCGATGATGTGAGACAAGTGTTTCGTGTTGTTCATTCTATCAAAGGAGGAGCGGGCTCATATAATCTACTTATTCTCTCTTCTATTTGTCATCGCTTCGAAGACTATATTTCAAGTTTTGATGATCAAATGGAGATCAATGCTTTTATTGATCAATCTCTTAAGTATATTGATCTTTTAAAAAATTGTACTCACGATTATGAGACGGGAAAAAAAGATCTTGATAAGTATATTTCTTATCTCGATGGAATGGGTCCTTCTCGTGAAGGAGAAGAGGTTAGTGCTGGACATGTATTGATTGTTGATACGACAAAGAGTATTCCAAAGATTTTCAAGCGTGCTCTTAAATCAATGAACCTTGAAATCTCACAGACTGACGATGGGCTAGAAGCCTTTAGAAGACTTGTTAGTGAGAGATTTGATGCTTTAGTGACAAGTGTTAATGTGAATACACTCGATGGTCTTTCTGTTATTAGTGCCCTTAAAACGACGAATAATATCAATAAAAAGATTCCAACAATTGCCCTTTCTGCAAATGATAATATCAATTTAGATGATCTGCCATTTAGGCCAGATCACTTTGTTGTAAAAGACGGTGCACTTGCCACTAATGCCAAAAGGATTATGGATTCAATTTTTAATGAACAATCGCAACAAGTTAGTGGCATTAAAAATATTCTCTATGTTGAAGATGATCCAAGAATTCAAAAGATAGTAAACCTTTCACTTCAAAAATATGGGCAGTGCGAACTATCTCTGGCAAATGATGAACAAGAGGCCTTTTCTCAAATTGAGAAGGTGATGCCCGATCTTATTTTGATGGACAATTATTTAAAAGAAACGACGGGAATTGAAGTTTTTAAAAAACTTGCAAAAGATGACCGTTATAAAAATATTCCTGTGATCTTTCTTACAGCAACGGTCGCTGATATTAAACTTGATGAATTAAAGAAAATTGGCCCAGCGATGGGAATCATAGCTAAGCCAATTAATATAAAAAGTCTTTCAAGTGAAATAAGAACAATTATGAATTCTCGATAA
- a CDS encoding CinA family nicotinamide mononucleotide deamidase-related protein: protein MNIGLLVIGDEILNGKIKDLNAAWLTGYLAKTPFRLNKVSFVRDREDEMLRAIKDLEECSDIILTTGGIGPTKDDLTKEIMAKYHGKNLVECQKTIEIVKKHYERFGKEWDPMSNDYRLIPEDFITTENPNGIAPGLVYQKSENKVFMSAPGVPREFQEMFSKVFLPYLLTNMKVENSDFEIFNIRTFGIPEEKIFFELCPGLWEKLEAFGKLASLPQLMGVDLTIVLEKNEKTQEKKEQIKRIVENTPLKESIWQYGLLSLPELIVQKAKEKNLTISLAESCTGGLSASRLTDVAGSSSVFIGSVIAYANSVKTNILGVKEQTLIDFGAVSKQTALEMAMGAREVMKTDIAVSFTGIAGPGGGSDYKPVGTVAIGLSSKRGDTSEVLNFHGDRLKLKSRFSQAGLYRLLKLIENS, encoded by the coding sequence ATGAACATTGGTCTTCTCGTCATTGGTGATGAAATCTTAAATGGAAAAATCAAAGACTTAAATGCAGCTTGGCTAACGGGCTATCTGGCAAAGACTCCCTTTAGACTGAATAAAGTCAGTTTTGTAAGAGATCGTGAAGATGAGATGCTAAGGGCCATCAAAGACCTTGAAGAGTGTTCAGATATAATCTTAACGACCGGAGGGATCGGCCCAACGAAAGATGATCTTACAAAAGAGATCATGGCCAAATACCACGGAAAGAATTTGGTTGAATGTCAAAAGACAATTGAAATCGTTAAAAAACATTATGAGCGCTTTGGAAAAGAGTGGGACCCGATGAGCAATGATTATCGTCTCATTCCAGAGGATTTTATAACAACTGAAAACCCAAATGGGATCGCTCCAGGCTTGGTGTATCAAAAAAGTGAAAATAAAGTCTTTATGAGTGCACCAGGAGTTCCCCGAGAATTTCAGGAAATGTTCTCCAAGGTCTTTCTTCCCTATCTTCTTACCAATATGAAAGTTGAAAATTCAGATTTTGAAATTTTCAATATTCGCACATTCGGTATTCCTGAAGAAAAAATCTTTTTTGAACTTTGCCCAGGACTTTGGGAAAAGTTAGAGGCCTTTGGAAAACTTGCAAGCCTTCCCCAATTAATGGGAGTGGATCTAACCATCGTTCTTGAAAAGAATGAAAAAACACAAGAGAAGAAAGAACAGATCAAGAGAATCGTTGAAAACACACCTCTTAAAGAAAGTATTTGGCAATACGGTCTTCTTTCACTACCAGAGCTAATTGTACAAAAGGCCAAAGAAAAGAATCTAACGATCTCACTAGCTGAATCATGCACTGGCGGACTTAGTGCTTCTCGCCTAACAGATGTGGCCGGCTCATCTTCTGTTTTTATTGGAAGTGTTATCGCCTATGCCAATAGTGTTAAAACCAATATTCTTGGAGTGAAAGAACAAACACTCATAGACTTTGGTGCCGTTTCAAAACAAACAGCTCTAGAAATGGCAATGGGAGCTAGAGAAGTCATGAAAACTGATATTGCTGTTTCCTTTACTGGAATTGCAGGACCAGGGGGCGGAAGTGATTACAAGCCAGTTGGAACTGTTGCCATAGGACTAAGCTCGAAACGTGGTGATACGAGTGAAGTTTTGAATTTTCACGGCGACCGCCTAAAGCTGAAGTCCCGCTTTTCCCAAGCAGGACTCTATCGACTATTAAAACTTATCGAGAATTCATAA
- a CDS encoding SDR family oxidoreductase, with protein MFNFENQKVIVTGGTRGIGKGITEAFLKSGATVVATYASNDQAANEFKESLGVLSKNLILSKFDVSDPKAVEAFYQNFEKEFGELHVLVNNSGIRKDNLAMMMSDEDWNKVIDINLSGSFYMAKHALKLMMSGRYGRIINMSSVGGTIGLSGQSNYAASKAAQVAMSKSMAKEVGKKGITVNNVCPGFIETELIADLPAEQVKEYKKQVPLRRFGKVEDVAHAVQFLASKEASYITGTSLEVTGGL; from the coding sequence ATGTTTAATTTTGAAAATCAAAAAGTGATTGTAACGGGTGGAACGAGAGGAATCGGTAAGGGAATTACTGAGGCCTTCTTAAAAAGTGGTGCAACAGTGGTTGCGACTTATGCTTCAAATGATCAGGCGGCCAATGAGTTTAAAGAATCTCTAGGCGTTCTTTCAAAAAATCTCATTCTAAGTAAATTTGACGTATCAGATCCAAAGGCCGTTGAAGCCTTCTACCAAAACTTTGAAAAAGAATTTGGCGAACTTCACGTGCTGGTTAATAACTCTGGTATTCGTAAAGACAACCTCGCCATGATGATGAGCGATGAGGATTGGAATAAAGTCATTGATATCAACCTTTCAGGCTCATTTTATATGGCCAAGCATGCTCTTAAATTAATGATGAGTGGCCGTTATGGAAGAATTATCAATATGAGTTCTGTCGGTGGAACAATTGGTCTTTCTGGTCAGTCTAATTATGCGGCCTCAAAAGCGGCACAAGTGGCCATGAGTAAATCAATGGCAAAAGAAGTTGGTAAGAAGGGAATCACGGTAAATAACGTTTGTCCTGGTTTTATTGAAACAGAATTAATCGCCGATCTTCCTGCTGAGCAAGTTAAAGAATATAAAAAACAAGTTCCTCTAAGACGTTTTGGTAAAGTTGAAGATGTCGCTCATGCTGTACAATTTCTTGCTTCAAAAGAAGCATCTTACATCACTGGAACATCACTTGAAGTAACTGGTGGTCTTTAA